One stretch of Caldilineales bacterium DNA includes these proteins:
- a CDS encoding MFS transporter, whose product MKQPAGVLIGRELTKFLLLAILVRLVRDTGVRMMYPFLPAYAAGLGVTLTAMGVLLSLRNGAILLAPYFGHLSDRGGPRRLLLFGFGLLALGMTVMGWANGMVMAAAAFVLLGLSDAINTALMQAYVSDHSPVAMRGRALAIVEYAWAITGIALLPLVGWLIAAVSWQTPFRLMGLAAVAAMLLLAFAMPGDPPRSNRPHLTLRTQMAGIVRDRSAFAAVLASGLVFIAVETVFVVWGAHLERRFGFDPAQIGGVAVIIGLAELGGSVLSSLIIDKTGKRRGTTAGVLAFIFILALMPWLDRSLALVVTGLALASMCLEYTVVSSIPLLGQQRPGSRASVFAMGVMMAAMTRGATDAVATWLFENVAFLAAMGYALIALVGSAWLLWRRVEERAEA is encoded by the coding sequence ATGAAGCAACCCGCAGGCGTCCTCATCGGGCGGGAACTGACCAAATTCCTGCTGTTGGCCATATTGGTGCGGTTGGTGCGCGACACGGGCGTGCGGATGATGTACCCCTTCCTGCCGGCCTATGCCGCCGGCCTGGGCGTAACCCTGACGGCGATGGGCGTCCTGCTCTCGCTGCGCAACGGCGCCATCCTCCTGGCCCCCTACTTCGGCCATCTTTCCGACCGCGGCGGCCCCCGGCGTTTGCTTCTGTTTGGTTTCGGCCTCCTGGCCCTGGGGATGACGGTGATGGGCTGGGCCAATGGCATGGTCATGGCGGCGGCGGCGTTCGTGCTCCTGGGGCTATCCGACGCCATCAACACGGCCTTGATGCAGGCCTATGTCAGCGATCACTCGCCGGTCGCCATGCGCGGCCGGGCGCTGGCCATCGTCGAATACGCCTGGGCGATCACCGGCATCGCTCTCCTGCCCCTGGTGGGCTGGCTGATTGCCGCCGTCAGCTGGCAGACGCCATTCCGGCTGATGGGGCTGGCGGCGGTGGCGGCTATGCTGCTACTGGCCTTTGCCATGCCCGGCGACCCCCCGCGCAGCAACCGCCCACATCTGACCCTGCGCACCCAGATGGCCGGCATCGTCCGCGACCGCAGCGCCTTTGCAGCGGTGCTGGCCAGCGGCCTGGTGTTCATCGCCGTCGAGACCGTGTTCGTCGTCTGGGGCGCGCACCTTGAGCGGCGTTTTGGCTTCGACCCGGCGCAGATCGGCGGCGTCGCCGTCATCATCGGCCTGGCCGAGTTGGGCGGGTCGGTGCTCTCCAGCCTGATCATCGACAAGACCGGCAAACGGCGGGGGACGACGGCTGGGGTGCTGGCTTTCATCTTCATCCTGGCCCTGATGCCCTGGCTCGACCGTTCGTTGGCGCTGGTAGTGACGGGGCTGGCGCTGGCCTCGATGTGCCTGGAATATACGGTGGTGAGCAGCATCCCTCTGCTGGGCCAGCAGCGCCCCGGCAGCCGCGCCAGCGTGTTTGCGATGGGCGTGATGATGGCGGCCATGACTCGCGGCGCCACCGACGCCGTCGCCACCTGGCTGTTCGAGAATGTCGCCTTCCTGGCTGCCATGGGCTACGCCCTCATCGCCCTGGTGGGGTCGGCCTGGCTGTTGTGGCGACGGGTGGAGGAGCGGGCGGAGGCGTAG
- a CDS encoding CofH family radical SAM protein: MNTTDLLHKAAAGERLTPDEGLHLYTQADPEAVMAIAHDLRLQRTAPGLVTYLVDRNINYTNACTTDCQFCSFYRVPGHPEVYVLSREQIGEKVEELLAWGGTRILMQGGHNPALRIDWYEDMLRWLKATYPEIELDCFSPSEIENIARLEGLTMAQVLARLNQAGLDGLPGGGAEILDDDVRDRISPKKTKTAEWIHAMRIAQGRGMVTSATMVIGFDETMQQRLNSLTRLRELQDESLASHGNGFSAFIMWTAQLSHTNSLGRSRHRHKYGAGYDEYLHTNALARIYLDNFTNFQASWPTQGLDTARRALCAGANDFGSTMLEENVVSQAAAYTQQEQRMTVHRLHEQIRQTGFTPAQRDSRYRLVRTFDRVMTAAELAPVAIPTRL, translated from the coding sequence ATGAACACCACCGATCTCCTCCACAAAGCCGCCGCCGGGGAGCGCCTGACCCCGGACGAGGGCCTGCACCTTTACACTCAGGCCGACCCCGAAGCCGTGATGGCCATCGCCCACGACCTCCGCTTGCAACGCACGGCGCCCGGCCTGGTCACCTATCTTGTCGACCGCAACATCAACTACACCAACGCCTGCACCACCGACTGCCAGTTTTGCTCGTTCTACCGTGTGCCCGGCCACCCCGAAGTCTACGTCCTCAGCCGGGAACAGATCGGTGAGAAGGTGGAAGAACTGCTGGCCTGGGGTGGGACGCGCATCCTCATGCAGGGCGGCCACAACCCGGCCCTGCGCATCGACTGGTACGAGGACATGCTGCGCTGGCTGAAGGCCACCTACCCCGAGATCGAACTGGATTGCTTCAGCCCCTCGGAGATCGAAAACATCGCCCGGCTGGAAGGGCTGACGATGGCACAGGTGCTGGCCCGGCTCAACCAGGCGGGGCTGGATGGGCTGCCGGGTGGCGGGGCCGAAATCCTGGATGATGACGTGCGCGACCGCATCTCACCCAAGAAAACCAAGACCGCCGAATGGATCCACGCCATGCGCATCGCCCAGGGCCGGGGCATGGTCACAAGCGCCACCATGGTCATCGGCTTCGATGAGACCATGCAGCAGCGCCTCAACAGCCTCACCCGGCTGCGCGAGTTGCAGGACGAATCGTTGGCGAGTCATGGCAACGGCTTTAGCGCCTTCATCATGTGGACGGCGCAACTCAGCCACACCAACAGCCTGGGACGCAGCCGCCACCGCCACAAGTACGGCGCCGGCTACGACGAGTATCTGCACACCAACGCGCTCGCCCGCATCTACCTCGACAACTTCACCAATTTTCAGGCCAGTTGGCCCACTCAGGGCCTGGACACCGCTCGCCGCGCCCTTTGCGCCGGGGCCAACGACTTCGGCAGCACCATGCTGGAGGAGAATGTGGTCAGCCAGGCGGCGGCCTACACCCAGCAAGAACAGCGCATGACCGTCCATCGCCTGCACGAGCAGATCCGCCAGACCGGTTTCACGCCCGCGCAGCGCGATAGTCGCTATCGTCTTGTCCGCACCTTCGACCGCGTCATGACGGCAGCGGAGCTGGCGCCGGTGGCGATACCGACGCGGCTATAA
- the ubiA gene encoding putative 4-hydroxybenzoate polyprenyltransferase, whose translation MSARPVRTFLEMIKFEHTVFALPFAYLGMALAWAQTGAFVAPVAWATLFWQFVWITVAMAAARTAAMAFNRAIDAEIDARNPRTAGRPIQTGRISQRAVWLAGFVSLGVMLFAAWQLNTFVLLLSPLAVLGLLGYAYTKRFTWLCHLWLGLVDGAAAAGAWAAVTGDLAGPIPWLLWAAVAVWIGGFDLIYACQDVEIDRREGLHSLPARFGIPVALRLAQIAHVLTVILLAGVGIVAGLGWPYWLGLVVVAGLLVYEHSLVKPDDLSKVNLAFFTMNGYISVITLLATVLGLWLG comes from the coding sequence ATGAGCGCAAGACCTGTCCGCACCTTCCTCGAAATGATCAAATTCGAGCACACGGTCTTCGCCCTGCCGTTTGCCTATCTGGGCATGGCGCTGGCCTGGGCGCAGACGGGCGCCTTCGTCGCCCCGGTCGCTTGGGCGACGCTTTTCTGGCAGTTCGTCTGGATTACCGTGGCCATGGCCGCAGCCCGCACCGCCGCCATGGCCTTCAACCGCGCCATCGACGCCGAGATCGACGCTCGCAACCCGCGCACAGCCGGCCGGCCCATCCAAACCGGGCGCATCAGCCAGCGGGCGGTCTGGCTGGCGGGCTTTGTCAGCCTGGGGGTGATGCTGTTCGCCGCCTGGCAACTGAACACCTTCGTCTTGCTGCTCTCGCCCCTGGCCGTGCTGGGGCTGCTGGGCTATGCCTACACCAAACGCTTCACCTGGCTCTGCCACCTGTGGTTGGGGTTGGTGGATGGCGCGGCTGCAGCCGGGGCCTGGGCTGCCGTTACCGGCGACCTGGCCGGGCCGATCCCGTGGCTGCTGTGGGCGGCGGTGGCGGTCTGGATCGGCGGCTTCGACCTCATCTACGCCTGCCAGGATGTGGAGATCGACCGCCGCGAGGGTCTGCACAGCCTCCCCGCCCGTTTTGGCATTCCCGTCGCCCTCCGCCTGGCCCAGATCGCCCATGTGCTCACCGTCATCCTGTTGGCAGGAGTCGGCATCGTGGCCGGGTTGGGCTGGCCCTATTGGTTGGGGCTGGTGGTGGTGGCCGGGCTGCTGGTCTACGAGCACTCACTCGTCAAGCCGGACGATCTGAGCAAGGTCAACCTGGCCTTCTTCACCATGAACGGCTACATCAGCGTCATTACTCTGCTGGCGACCGTTCTTGGCCTGTGGCTTGGCTAG
- a CDS encoding glycosyltransferase family 39 protein, with the protein MPRFLALILALYLAVGLIYAFATPIFEASDEIWHYPVVREIADNHRLPVQDPAIPSAWAQEGSQPPLYYFLAALLTGRIDTSDYPANAIANPFPKIGVPGATDNLNLVAHPPGQQSGQGGTVLAVHLIRWFSLLMGAATVYLTYRLTLAVFPARPQVAFLAAALAAFNPMVVFINAAVNNDNLLMLLTTLALWLLVADMQEGGPGLRADRTALIGVIVGLAALTKVSGAILSPVVGLGLLLGAATAPRRIRQAPYRTAFLRLAIFSLAATLVAGWWYVRNLHLYGELLGLQRMALVAGPRPAGFGLIDLWPEWRGFWYSFWGVFGAFNLLAPPWFYLLAGGLTVLAGSGLVLLLGRRRAHGPGPATWPIHLVLLTFLALTLAGVVRWTLLTTASQGRLLFGGIAPISLYLALGLSAWMPNERRQLVTRTLSLTLAAVAALLPFLVITPAYRPPAALAALPAGATPLDIRFGADIQLAGYRLQADSVAPGQSLPITLYWRTDRPLDRNYQLSLNGFGYEMAAVAKLDTWPGGGLLPTSFWQPGQLYPDVYQLAIDPAAASPSLLRLGLSFSTDLLHPAENESLPASSAGQPVANIFLDAGAVAAPVKPPDAVAPPIARLSPGIRLDRYHLVRHPDRLEMELVWSAEQFIPTDYQIFVHLVDAAGQQLTQGDAPPRRGYWPTQRWRPGETVASEHTIPLPSDLPPGDYRLQVGMYDLDAGARPAAFDAAGTPWPENAIVIPEMVELP; encoded by the coding sequence ATGCCCCGCTTCCTCGCCCTCATCCTCGCTCTCTACCTGGCCGTAGGGCTGATCTATGCCTTCGCCACGCCCATCTTCGAGGCATCGGACGAGATCTGGCATTACCCGGTGGTGCGCGAGATCGCCGACAACCACCGTCTGCCGGTGCAGGACCCGGCCATCCCGTCGGCCTGGGCGCAGGAAGGCAGCCAGCCGCCGCTCTACTACTTCCTGGCAGCGCTGCTCACCGGCAGGATCGATACAAGCGATTACCCCGCCAACGCCATCGCCAACCCCTTCCCCAAGATCGGCGTCCCCGGCGCCACCGACAACCTCAACCTGGTCGCCCATCCCCCCGGCCAGCAAAGCGGCCAGGGCGGGACGGTCCTGGCCGTCCACCTCATCCGCTGGTTCTCATTGCTGATGGGTGCGGCCACCGTCTACCTGACCTACCGCCTGACCCTGGCCGTCTTCCCGGCCCGACCGCAGGTAGCCTTCCTGGCGGCGGCGCTGGCGGCCTTCAACCCGATGGTCGTCTTCATCAACGCCGCGGTCAACAACGACAACTTGCTGATGCTGCTGACGACGCTGGCCTTGTGGTTGTTGGTCGCGGACATGCAAGAGGGCGGGCCAGGGTTGCGCGCCGACCGGACGGCCCTGATCGGCGTCATCGTCGGCCTGGCCGCCCTCACCAAAGTTTCAGGCGCCATCCTGTCCCCGGTCGTTGGCCTCGGCCTCCTCCTCGGCGCCGCCACGGCGCCGCGCCGCATCCGCCAGGCGCCCTACCGAACCGCCTTCCTGCGCCTGGCCATCTTCTCCCTCGCCGCCACCCTCGTCGCTGGTTGGTGGTATGTCCGCAACCTGCACCTCTACGGCGAACTCCTCGGCTTGCAGCGCATGGCGCTGGTCGCCGGGCCACGGCCGGCGGGCTTCGGTTTGATCGACCTCTGGCCGGAATGGCGGGGCTTCTGGTACTCCTTTTGGGGCGTCTTCGGCGCCTTCAACCTCCTGGCCCCGCCGTGGTTCTACCTGTTGGCGGGCGGGCTGACGGTGCTGGCCGGTTCGGGGCTTGTTCTTCTGCTTGGTCGCAGACGGGCGCACGGGCCAGGTCCCGCCACCTGGCCCATCCACCTCGTCCTCCTGACCTTTCTCGCCCTCACCCTGGCGGGCGTCGTGCGCTGGACGCTGCTCACCACCGCCTCGCAGGGCCGTCTGTTGTTCGGCGGCATCGCCCCCATCTCTCTCTACCTCGCCCTCGGTCTGTCGGCCTGGATGCCCAACGAACGCCGGCAGCTGGTCACCCGGACGCTCTCGCTGACCCTGGCCGCCGTCGCCGCCCTGCTCCCGTTCCTGGTCATCACCCCCGCCTACCGCCCGCCCGCTGCTCTCGCCGCCCTCCCTGCCGGCGCCACCCCGCTCGACATCCGTTTTGGCGCCGACATCCAACTGGCCGGCTACCGGCTGCAGGCTGACTCGGTCGCTCCCGGCCAGAGCCTGCCCATCACCCTCTATTGGCGCACCGATCGGCCCCTCGACCGCAACTACCAGCTTTCGCTCAACGGTTTCGGCTACGAGATGGCTGCCGTGGCCAAACTGGACACCTGGCCCGGCGGCGGCCTGCTTCCCACCTCCTTCTGGCAGCCCGGTCAGCTCTACCCCGACGTCTACCAGCTTGCCATCGACCCGGCGGCCGCCTCGCCCTCGCTGCTCAGACTCGGCCTCAGCTTCAGCACCGACCTGCTGCACCCTGCCGAAAACGAATCTTTGCCCGCCTCCAGCGCCGGCCAGCCTGTCGCCAACATCTTCCTCGATGCCGGGGCCGTGGCCGCGCCCGTGAAACCTCCCGACGCCGTCGCTCCGCCCATTGCCCGGCTGTCACCCGGCATCCGCCTCGACCGCTACCACCTCGTCCGCCATCCCGACCGCCTGGAGATGGAGCTGGTGTGGTCGGCGGAGCAGTTCATCCCCACCGACTACCAGATATTCGTGCACCTGGTCGATGCCGCCGGCCAGCAGCTGACCCAGGGCGACGCCCCGCCCCGCCGCGGCTACTGGCCCACGCAGCGCTGGCGCCCCGGCGAGACCGTCGCCTCCGAGCACACCATACCCCTTCCTTCGGACCTCCCGCCCGGCGACTACCGCTTGCAGGTGGGGATGTACGACCTGGACGCCGGCGCACGCCCGGCCGCCTTTGACGCCGCCGGCACGCCCTGGCCAGAGAATGCCATCGTCATCCCGGAAATGGTGGAACTGCCGTGA
- a CDS encoding glycosyltransferase family 4 protein — protein sequence MRLLALAPTGFFADYGCHIRIMGQLQALQRRGYQVRLLTYPAGRDLPGLPTMRPPLPFARAMPVGSSRRKLLLDALLAPTALAAALRFRPQIIHAYLHEGALIGWGLARLFGAPLTFDYQGSLTAEMLDHHFLSLHSPLLPAWQRLERWIDARPQAIFPSSRHAAAALAPRTPARIHPLPDAIDPDLFAPRPPDPALRARLGLDPSRPTVVYLGLLAWYQGINLLLQAIACPPLAAHPAQFLIMGFPNESNYRRLAARLAIEHRVHFTGPIPYLDAPHHLALGDVAVAPKLSATEGSGKLLPYMSLALPIVATDTPVHREYLGEDGILVEHRPEALAEGLVWALDHLPALRAPALRRRHQVQTHYTWDQGAAMMDEVFREVSGQGDR from the coding sequence TTGCGTCTCCTTGCCCTTGCCCCCACCGGCTTCTTCGCCGATTACGGCTGCCACATCCGCATCATGGGCCAACTCCAGGCCCTGCAGCGGCGAGGCTACCAGGTGCGGCTACTCACCTACCCGGCCGGCCGCGACCTCCCCGGCCTGCCGACCATGCGCCCGCCGCTGCCCTTCGCCCGCGCCATGCCGGTCGGCTCCTCGCGGCGCAAGCTGCTCCTGGATGCCCTGCTGGCCCCCACCGCTCTGGCCGCGGCCCTGCGCTTCCGCCCGCAGATCATCCACGCCTACCTGCACGAGGGCGCCCTGATCGGCTGGGGGCTGGCGCGGCTGTTCGGGGCGCCCCTGACCTTCGACTACCAGGGTTCGCTGACGGCCGAGATGCTCGACCACCACTTCTTGTCCCTTCACTCTCCCCTGCTCCCCGCCTGGCAGCGGCTGGAGCGATGGATCGACGCCCGGCCGCAGGCCATCTTCCCCTCCTCTCGACACGCCGCCGCCGCCCTCGCCCCCCGCACCCCCGCCCGCATCCACCCCCTGCCCGACGCCATCGACCCCGACCTCTTCGCCCCTCGTCCGCCCGACCCCGCCCTGCGCGCCCGTCTCGGCCTCGACCCTTCCCGTCCGACCGTCGTCTATCTCGGCCTGCTGGCCTGGTATCAAGGCATCAATCTGCTCCTGCAAGCCATCGCCTGCCCGCCTCTGGCTGCCCACCCCGCCCAATTCCTGATCATGGGCTTCCCCAACGAGTCCAACTATCGCCGCCTGGCCGCCCGCCTGGCGATCGAGCACCGCGTCCACTTCACCGGCCCCATCCCCTACCTTGACGCCCCCCACCACCTGGCCCTGGGCGATGTCGCCGTCGCGCCCAAACTCTCGGCCACCGAAGGCAGCGGCAAACTGCTCCCCTACATGAGCCTGGCGCTGCCAATCGTCGCCACCGATACGCCCGTGCACCGCGAGTACCTGGGCGAGGACGGCATCCTGGTCGAGCACCGGCCCGAGGCCCTGGCCGAGGGCCTGGTCTGGGCGCTCGACCACCTGCCAGCCCTGCGCGCCCCCGCCCTGCGCCGGCGCCACCAGGTCCAGACCCACTACACCTGGGACCAGGGAGCGGCGATGATGGATGAAGTGTTTCGGGAGGTGAGTGGGCAAGGAGACAGGTAG
- a CDS encoding ParB/RepB/Spo0J family partition protein — translation MTTRRGLGRGLSSLIPTSSEPSSSDAAGPGLPAPAAGGLRILAIDAVGPNPRQPRQAIAPEALAELAASIKEHGLIQPIVVTSARPDDPTPYFIIAGERRWRAARLAGLAEVPAVVKEASPQSMLELALVENVQRADLNALEEAAAYDTLMSEFGLTQEMVAERVGKSRVAVANTVRLLRLPDPVKHALIEGQIQEGHARALLGLSGEREIIEAAQLVINRGLSVRQTEELIRRLNSPAPPPESDDDDLGASPETRAIEDRLRDHLGTKVNLFRTRKGGRIVIHFFSEEELAGLYDKLVAEPL, via the coding sequence ATGACAACACGACGTGGCCTGGGTCGCGGCCTCAGCAGCCTGATCCCAACCAGCTCCGAGCCGTCATCGTCCGACGCCGCCGGCCCCGGCCTGCCCGCCCCTGCTGCCGGTGGACTTCGCATCCTGGCCATCGACGCCGTCGGCCCCAACCCCCGCCAACCGCGGCAGGCCATCGCGCCCGAAGCCCTGGCCGAACTGGCGGCCTCGATCAAAGAGCACGGCCTCATCCAGCCGATCGTCGTCACAAGCGCCCGGCCCGACGACCCCACCCCCTATTTCATCATTGCCGGCGAACGTCGCTGGCGGGCGGCGCGGCTGGCCGGGCTGGCCGAGGTGCCGGCGGTGGTCAAAGAGGCCAGCCCGCAGAGCATGTTGGAGCTGGCCCTGGTCGAAAACGTCCAGCGCGCCGACCTGAACGCCCTCGAAGAAGCCGCCGCCTACGACACCCTGATGTCCGAGTTCGGCCTGACGCAAGAGATGGTGGCCGAGCGGGTGGGCAAGAGCCGGGTGGCCGTGGCCAACACCGTCCGCCTGCTGCGGCTGCCCGACCCGGTCAAACACGCCCTGATCGAAGGCCAGATCCAGGAGGGCCATGCCCGCGCCCTGCTGGGGTTGAGCGGCGAGCGCGAGATAATCGAGGCCGCCCAACTGGTCATCAACCGCGGCCTCTCCGTCCGCCAGACCGAAGAACTCATCCGCCGCCTGAACAGCCCCGCCCCACCCCCTGAAAGCGACGACGACGACCTCGGCGCCAGCCCGGAAACCAGGGCCATCGAAGACCGCCTGCGCGACCACCTGGGCACTAAAGTCAACCTGTTCCGCACCCGCAAAGGCGGCCGCATCGTCATCCACTTCTTTTCGGAAGAAGAACTCGCCGGTCTGTACGATAAGCTGGTCGCCGAACCGCTGTGA
- a CDS encoding ParA family protein → MPYVYAIANQKGGVGKTTTAVNLGAYLAQAGQRVLIVDIDPQANATSSLGLVASQLPRSLYDVLSGEAGLADVVTMTNRLRLELAPASHALAALETEAVEAIADPFRRSYLLRDALTPTLHRYDYVLIDNPPSLGLLTVNSLAAATHGVIVPVQCEYLAMEGLGQLVATIDRVKKALNPRLDIAGLLLTMFDVRVRLSTEVQEQIRAYFGDRVFRAVIPRNIRLGEAPSYGEPVASYAPNSPGAVAYQDLAAELMQRNGAVRPAGGSA, encoded by the coding sequence ATGCCCTACGTCTACGCAATCGCCAACCAAAAAGGCGGCGTCGGCAAGACCACAACCGCCGTTAACCTGGGCGCCTATCTGGCCCAGGCCGGGCAACGCGTCCTCATCGTCGACATCGACCCGCAAGCCAACGCCACCAGCAGCCTGGGCCTGGTCGCCAGCCAGTTGCCGCGTTCACTCTATGACGTGCTCAGCGGTGAGGCCGGCCTGGCCGATGTCGTCACGATGACGAACCGCCTGCGGCTCGAGCTGGCGCCGGCCTCGCACGCCCTGGCCGCCCTGGAGACCGAGGCCGTCGAAGCCATCGCCGACCCTTTTCGGCGCAGCTACCTCCTGCGCGACGCCCTCACCCCCACCCTCCACCGCTACGACTACGTCCTCATCGATAACCCGCCCAGCCTGGGCCTGCTCACGGTCAACTCCCTTGCCGCGGCCACGCACGGCGTCATCGTCCCCGTGCAGTGCGAATACCTGGCCATGGAGGGCCTGGGGCAACTGGTGGCCACCATCGACCGGGTCAAAAAGGCGCTCAACCCTCGTCTGGACATCGCCGGGCTGCTGCTGACGATGTTCGACGTGCGGGTGAGGCTCAGCACCGAGGTTCAGGAACAAATCCGGGCCTATTTTGGCGACCGCGTTTTCCGCGCCGTCATCCCCCGCAACATCCGCCTGGGCGAGGCCCCCAGCTACGGCGAGCCAGTGGCAAGCTACGCCCCCAACTCGCCGGGGGCCGTCGCCTATCAGGACCTGGCTGCCGAACTGATGCAACGCAACGGCGCCGTTCGCCCCGCGGGAGGCAGCGCATGA
- a CDS encoding TetR/AcrR family transcriptional regulator: protein MQQRQRSQTTRSQLLDAALTSFAARGYAAASVDDICQAAGVSKGAFYHHFSSKQALFLALLDRWLEAFDRQAAMLQGQDLTVGATLTELAELAAPLFRDAAGQLPMFLEFWSQAARDPAVWAATIAPFARYRQFFAGLVAAGVANGDLKLVNTDAAARAVLALALGLLLQSVLEPTADWDRITREAVQIALRGLLQNPDGE from the coding sequence ATGCAGCAACGACAACGCAGCCAAACAACCCGATCCCAACTTCTGGACGCTGCCCTAACCAGCTTCGCCGCCCGCGGCTATGCCGCTGCCAGCGTCGACGACATCTGCCAGGCGGCGGGCGTGAGCAAGGGCGCCTTCTATCATCACTTCAGCAGCAAGCAGGCGCTGTTCCTGGCCCTGCTGGATCGCTGGCTGGAGGCCTTCGACCGGCAAGCAGCGATGCTGCAAGGGCAGGATCTGACGGTTGGGGCGACGCTGACCGAGTTGGCAGAGTTGGCGGCGCCGCTTTTTCGCGACGCAGCCGGACAGCTGCCCATGTTCCTGGAGTTTTGGAGCCAGGCGGCGCGTGATCCGGCTGTTTGGGCGGCGACGATCGCCCCCTTTGCCCGCTATCGCCAGTTTTTTGCCGGCCTGGTGGCGGCCGGCGTTGCCAACGGCGACTTGAAGCTGGTGAATACCGACGCTGCCGCGCGCGCCGTGCTGGCCCTGGCCCTGGGCTTGCTGCTCCAGAGCGTGTTGGAGCCAACCGCCGACTGGGATCGGATCACACGGGAAGCCGTTCAGATCGCGCTGCGCGGGCTGCTCCAGAACCCGGATGGCGAATAG
- a CDS encoding NAD(P)-dependent oxidoreductase, with translation MQVLLTGAFGNIGAVALAELVKRGHKVRTFDVPTPANRKLARAWEGRAEMVWGDLRQVEEVQGAVQGQEVIVHLAYVIPRLSATGVGSEERPDWAREVNVGGTLNLLAALKALNPGPRLLFASSLHVFGPTQHLPPPRTLSDPVHPLENYALHKVACEEMVKAAGGRWAIFRLGAALPTRLILDRGMFDVPLDNRIEFVHSRDVAVAIANALESEAAWGHTWLIGGGPRCQLYYRELVSRVMETVGVGMLPESAFAATPFSTDWLDTTASQKLLGFQRLTLDDYLQDVRRTLGRRRLFVRVLRPAIRLWLLRHSPYYRHTPAQAGRRSGQRAGVAPLPG, from the coding sequence ATGCAAGTTCTACTCACAGGCGCGTTCGGCAACATCGGCGCCGTCGCCCTGGCCGAATTAGTGAAACGCGGGCACAAGGTGCGCACGTTCGATGTGCCCACACCCGCCAATCGCAAGCTGGCGCGGGCCTGGGAGGGGCGGGCGGAGATGGTCTGGGGCGACCTGCGGCAGGTCGAGGAGGTGCAGGGGGCTGTGCAGGGGCAGGAGGTCATCGTGCATCTGGCCTATGTCATCCCCAGGCTCTCGGCCACCGGCGTGGGCAGCGAAGAACGGCCGGACTGGGCGCGGGAGGTCAATGTTGGCGGCACGCTCAACCTGCTGGCGGCGCTGAAAGCGCTGAATCCGGGGCCACGGCTGCTGTTCGCCTCCTCGTTGCACGTCTTCGGCCCCACCCAACATCTGCCGCCCCCGCGCACGCTGTCCGACCCCGTCCATCCGTTGGAGAACTACGCCCTGCACAAAGTCGCCTGCGAGGAGATGGTCAAGGCGGCGGGTGGGCGGTGGGCGATCTTCCGACTTGGCGCCGCCCTGCCGACGCGTCTCATCCTCGACCGGGGCATGTTCGACGTCCCCCTCGACAACCGCATCGAGTTCGTCCACAGCCGCGATGTGGCCGTCGCCATTGCCAACGCCCTCGAGAGTGAGGCTGCCTGGGGTCACACCTGGCTGATCGGCGGCGGGCCTCGCTGCCAACTCTACTATCGCGAGCTGGTGAGCCGGGTGATGGAGACGGTGGGGGTGGGGATGTTGCCCGAGAGCGCCTTTGCGGCGACGCCCTTCAGCACCGATTGGCTGGACACCACCGCCAGCCAGAAGCTGCTGGGCTTCCAGCGGCTCACACTCGACGATTATCTGCAAGATGTGCGCCGCACGCTCGGTCGGCGTCGTCTGTTCGTCCGCGTCCTGCGTCCCGCCATCCGCCTCTGGCTGCTGCGCCATTCACCCTACTATCGCCACACGCCGGCCCAGGCCGGCCGGCGTTCAGGTCAGCGGGCCGGGGTCGCGCCACTGCCCGGTTAG